In one Canis lupus dingo isolate Sandy chromosome 16, ASM325472v2, whole genome shotgun sequence genomic region, the following are encoded:
- the SMARCD3 gene encoding SWI/SNF-related matrix-associated actin-dependent regulator of chromatin subfamily D member 3 isoform X1, with protein MAADEVAGGARKATKSKLFEFLVHGVRPGMPSGARMPHQGAPMGPPGSPYMGSPAVRPGLAPAGMEPARKRAAPPPGQSQAQSQGQPVPTAPARSRSAKRRKMADKILPQRIRELVPESQAYMDLLAFERKLDQTIMRKRVDIQEALKRPMKQKRKLRLYISNTFNPAKPDAEDSDGSIASWELRVEGKLLDDVRPGPAPPTPDSSCPHGPCPAPTVPVPLPQPSKQKRKFSSFFKSLVIELDKDLYGPDNHLVEWHRTPTTQETDGFQVKRPGDLSVRCTLLLMLDYQPPQFKLDPRLARLLGLHTQSRSAIVQALWQYVKTNRLQDSHDKEYINGDKYFQQIFDCPRLKFSEIPQRLTALLLPPDPIVINHVISVDPSDQKKTACYDIDVEVEEPLKGQMSSFLLSTANQQEISALDSKIHETIESINQLKIQRDFMLSFSRDPKGYIQDLLRSQSRDLKVMTDVAGNPEEERRAEFYHQPWSQEAVSRYFYCKIQQRRQELEQSLVVRNT; from the exons ATGGCCGCGGACGAAGTTGCCGGAGGGGCGCGCAAAGCCACGAAAAGCAAACTTTTTGAGTTTCTGGTCCATGGGGTG cgcccCGGGATGCCGTCTGGAGCCCGGATGCCCCACCAGGGGGCGCCCATGGGCCCCCCGGGCTCCCCGTACATGGGCAGCCCCGCCGTGCGACCCGGCCTGGCCCCCGCGGGCATGGAGCCCGCCCGCAAGCGAGCAGCGCCCCCGCCCGGCCAGAGCCAGGCCCAGAGCCAGGGCCAGCCGGTGCCCACCGCCCCCGCGCGGAGCCGCAG tgCCAAGAGGAGGAAGATGGCTGACAAAATCCTCCCTCAAAGG ATCCGGGAGCTGGTCCCCGAGTCCCAGGCTTATATGGACCTGCTGGCGTTTGAGAGGAAACTGGATCAAACCATCATGCGGAAGCGGGTGGACATCCAGGAGGCTCTGAAGAGGCCAATGAAG CAAAAGCGGAAGCTGCGTCTTTATATCTCCAATACTTTTAACCCTGCGAAGCCTGATGCTGAAGATTCCGATGGCAGCATTGCCTCCTGGGAGCTGCGGGTGGAGGGGAAGCTCCTGGATGACGTACGTCCTGGCCCAG CCCCACCCACTCCCGACTCATCCTGCCCCCACGGTCCCTGTCCTGCCCCCAcggtccctgtccctctcccacaGCCCAGCAAGCAGAAGCGGaagttctcttccttcttcaagAGTTTGGTCATTGAACTGGACAAAGACCTTTATGGCCCCGACAACCACCTAGTCGAG TGGCACCGAACACCCACAACCCAGGAGACGGATGGGTTCCAGGTGAAGAGGCCAGGGGACCTGAGTGTACGCTGCACACTGCTTCTCATGCTGGACTACCAG CCTCCCCAATTCAAACTGGATCCTCGCCTGGCTCGGCTGTTGGGATTGCACACACAGAGCCGCTCAGCCATTGTGCAGGCCCTGTGGCAGTATGTGAAGACCAACAGGCTGCAGGATTCGCATGATAAGGAATACATCAATGGGGACAAATACTTCCAGCAG ATTTTTGATTGCCCACGGCTGAAGTTTTCTGAGATTCCCCAGCGCCTCACAGCTCTGCTGCTGCCCCCTGACCCAATTGTCATCAACCACGTCATCAG CGTGGACCCGTCGGACCAGAAGAAGACGGCGTGCTATGATATTGACGTGGAGGTGGAGGAGCCACTGAAGGGACAGATGAGCAGCTTCCTCCTGTCCACAGCCAACCAGCAGGAGATCAGCGCTCTGGACAGTAAG ATCCATGAGACGATTGAGTCCATAAACCAGCTCAAGATCCAGAGGGACTTCATGCTAAGCTTCTCCAGAGACCCCAAAGGCTACATCCAAGACCTGCTCCGCTCCCAGAGCCGGGACCTCAAG GTGATGACAGATGTGGCAGGCAACCCTGAGGAGGAGCGCCGGGCTGAGTTTTACCACCAGCCCTGGTCCCAGGAAGCTGTCAGCCGCTATTTCTACTGCAAG ATCCAGCAGCGCAGGCAGGAGTTGGAGCAGTCGCTGGTTGTGCGCAACACCTAG
- the SMARCD3 gene encoding SWI/SNF-related matrix-associated actin-dependent regulator of chromatin subfamily D member 3 isoform X2 translates to MTPGLQHPPAVVQRPGMPSGARMPHQGAPMGPPGSPYMGSPAVRPGLAPAGMEPARKRAAPPPGQSQAQSQGQPVPTAPARSRSAKRRKMADKILPQRIRELVPESQAYMDLLAFERKLDQTIMRKRVDIQEALKRPMKQKRKLRLYISNTFNPAKPDAEDSDGSIASWELRVEGKLLDDVRPGPAPPTPDSSCPHGPCPAPTVPVPLPQPSKQKRKFSSFFKSLVIELDKDLYGPDNHLVEWHRTPTTQETDGFQVKRPGDLSVRCTLLLMLDYQPPQFKLDPRLARLLGLHTQSRSAIVQALWQYVKTNRLQDSHDKEYINGDKYFQQIFDCPRLKFSEIPQRLTALLLPPDPIVINHVISVDPSDQKKTACYDIDVEVEEPLKGQMSSFLLSTANQQEISALDSKIHETIESINQLKIQRDFMLSFSRDPKGYIQDLLRSQSRDLKVMTDVAGNPEEERRAEFYHQPWSQEAVSRYFYCKIQQRRQELEQSLVVRNT, encoded by the exons ATGACGCCAGGCCTTCAGCACCCACCCGCCGTGGTACAG cgcccCGGGATGCCGTCTGGAGCCCGGATGCCCCACCAGGGGGCGCCCATGGGCCCCCCGGGCTCCCCGTACATGGGCAGCCCCGCCGTGCGACCCGGCCTGGCCCCCGCGGGCATGGAGCCCGCCCGCAAGCGAGCAGCGCCCCCGCCCGGCCAGAGCCAGGCCCAGAGCCAGGGCCAGCCGGTGCCCACCGCCCCCGCGCGGAGCCGCAG tgCCAAGAGGAGGAAGATGGCTGACAAAATCCTCCCTCAAAGG ATCCGGGAGCTGGTCCCCGAGTCCCAGGCTTATATGGACCTGCTGGCGTTTGAGAGGAAACTGGATCAAACCATCATGCGGAAGCGGGTGGACATCCAGGAGGCTCTGAAGAGGCCAATGAAG CAAAAGCGGAAGCTGCGTCTTTATATCTCCAATACTTTTAACCCTGCGAAGCCTGATGCTGAAGATTCCGATGGCAGCATTGCCTCCTGGGAGCTGCGGGTGGAGGGGAAGCTCCTGGATGACGTACGTCCTGGCCCAG CCCCACCCACTCCCGACTCATCCTGCCCCCACGGTCCCTGTCCTGCCCCCAcggtccctgtccctctcccacaGCCCAGCAAGCAGAAGCGGaagttctcttccttcttcaagAGTTTGGTCATTGAACTGGACAAAGACCTTTATGGCCCCGACAACCACCTAGTCGAG TGGCACCGAACACCCACAACCCAGGAGACGGATGGGTTCCAGGTGAAGAGGCCAGGGGACCTGAGTGTACGCTGCACACTGCTTCTCATGCTGGACTACCAG CCTCCCCAATTCAAACTGGATCCTCGCCTGGCTCGGCTGTTGGGATTGCACACACAGAGCCGCTCAGCCATTGTGCAGGCCCTGTGGCAGTATGTGAAGACCAACAGGCTGCAGGATTCGCATGATAAGGAATACATCAATGGGGACAAATACTTCCAGCAG ATTTTTGATTGCCCACGGCTGAAGTTTTCTGAGATTCCCCAGCGCCTCACAGCTCTGCTGCTGCCCCCTGACCCAATTGTCATCAACCACGTCATCAG CGTGGACCCGTCGGACCAGAAGAAGACGGCGTGCTATGATATTGACGTGGAGGTGGAGGAGCCACTGAAGGGACAGATGAGCAGCTTCCTCCTGTCCACAGCCAACCAGCAGGAGATCAGCGCTCTGGACAGTAAG ATCCATGAGACGATTGAGTCCATAAACCAGCTCAAGATCCAGAGGGACTTCATGCTAAGCTTCTCCAGAGACCCCAAAGGCTACATCCAAGACCTGCTCCGCTCCCAGAGCCGGGACCTCAAG GTGATGACAGATGTGGCAGGCAACCCTGAGGAGGAGCGCCGGGCTGAGTTTTACCACCAGCCCTGGTCCCAGGAAGCTGTCAGCCGCTATTTCTACTGCAAG ATCCAGCAGCGCAGGCAGGAGTTGGAGCAGTCGCTGGTTGTGCGCAACACCTAG
- the SMARCD3 gene encoding SWI/SNF-related matrix-associated actin-dependent regulator of chromatin subfamily D member 3 isoform X3: MAADEVAGGARKATKSKLFEFLVHGVRPGMPSGARMPHQGAPMGPPGSPYMGSPAVRPGLAPAGMEPARKRAAPPPGQSQAQSQGQPVPTAPARSRSAKRRKMADKILPQRIRELVPESQAYMDLLAFERKLDQTIMRKRVDIQEALKRPMKQKRKLRLYISNTFNPAKPDAEDSDGSIASWELRVEGKLLDDPSKQKRKFSSFFKSLVIELDKDLYGPDNHLVEWHRTPTTQETDGFQVKRPGDLSVRCTLLLMLDYQPPQFKLDPRLARLLGLHTQSRSAIVQALWQYVKTNRLQDSHDKEYINGDKYFQQIFDCPRLKFSEIPQRLTALLLPPDPIVINHVISVDPSDQKKTACYDIDVEVEEPLKGQMSSFLLSTANQQEISALDSKIHETIESINQLKIQRDFMLSFSRDPKGYIQDLLRSQSRDLKVMTDVAGNPEEERRAEFYHQPWSQEAVSRYFYCKIQQRRQELEQSLVVRNT, translated from the exons ATGGCCGCGGACGAAGTTGCCGGAGGGGCGCGCAAAGCCACGAAAAGCAAACTTTTTGAGTTTCTGGTCCATGGGGTG cgcccCGGGATGCCGTCTGGAGCCCGGATGCCCCACCAGGGGGCGCCCATGGGCCCCCCGGGCTCCCCGTACATGGGCAGCCCCGCCGTGCGACCCGGCCTGGCCCCCGCGGGCATGGAGCCCGCCCGCAAGCGAGCAGCGCCCCCGCCCGGCCAGAGCCAGGCCCAGAGCCAGGGCCAGCCGGTGCCCACCGCCCCCGCGCGGAGCCGCAG tgCCAAGAGGAGGAAGATGGCTGACAAAATCCTCCCTCAAAGG ATCCGGGAGCTGGTCCCCGAGTCCCAGGCTTATATGGACCTGCTGGCGTTTGAGAGGAAACTGGATCAAACCATCATGCGGAAGCGGGTGGACATCCAGGAGGCTCTGAAGAGGCCAATGAAG CAAAAGCGGAAGCTGCGTCTTTATATCTCCAATACTTTTAACCCTGCGAAGCCTGATGCTGAAGATTCCGATGGCAGCATTGCCTCCTGGGAGCTGCGGGTGGAGGGGAAGCTCCTGGATGAC CCCAGCAAGCAGAAGCGGaagttctcttccttcttcaagAGTTTGGTCATTGAACTGGACAAAGACCTTTATGGCCCCGACAACCACCTAGTCGAG TGGCACCGAACACCCACAACCCAGGAGACGGATGGGTTCCAGGTGAAGAGGCCAGGGGACCTGAGTGTACGCTGCACACTGCTTCTCATGCTGGACTACCAG CCTCCCCAATTCAAACTGGATCCTCGCCTGGCTCGGCTGTTGGGATTGCACACACAGAGCCGCTCAGCCATTGTGCAGGCCCTGTGGCAGTATGTGAAGACCAACAGGCTGCAGGATTCGCATGATAAGGAATACATCAATGGGGACAAATACTTCCAGCAG ATTTTTGATTGCCCACGGCTGAAGTTTTCTGAGATTCCCCAGCGCCTCACAGCTCTGCTGCTGCCCCCTGACCCAATTGTCATCAACCACGTCATCAG CGTGGACCCGTCGGACCAGAAGAAGACGGCGTGCTATGATATTGACGTGGAGGTGGAGGAGCCACTGAAGGGACAGATGAGCAGCTTCCTCCTGTCCACAGCCAACCAGCAGGAGATCAGCGCTCTGGACAGTAAG ATCCATGAGACGATTGAGTCCATAAACCAGCTCAAGATCCAGAGGGACTTCATGCTAAGCTTCTCCAGAGACCCCAAAGGCTACATCCAAGACCTGCTCCGCTCCCAGAGCCGGGACCTCAAG GTGATGACAGATGTGGCAGGCAACCCTGAGGAGGAGCGCCGGGCTGAGTTTTACCACCAGCCCTGGTCCCAGGAAGCTGTCAGCCGCTATTTCTACTGCAAG ATCCAGCAGCGCAGGCAGGAGTTGGAGCAGTCGCTGGTTGTGCGCAACACCTAG
- the CHPF2 gene encoding chondroitin sulfate glucuronyltransferase isoform X2 produces the protein MLTLYSCWTMLVWNLYLPGSRTRYIQTELGSRERLLVAVLTSRATLSTLAVAVNRTVAHHFPRLLYFTGQRGARTPAGMQVVSHGDERPAWLMSETLRHLHTHFGADYDWFFIMQDDTYVQAPRLAALAGHLSINQDLYLGRAEEFIGAGEQARYCHGGFGYLLSRSLLLRLRPHLDGCRGDILSARPDEWLGRCLIDSLGIGCVSQHQGQQYRSFELAKNRDPEKEGSSAFLSAFAVHPVSEGTLMYKLHKRFSALELERAYGEIEQLQAQIQNLTMLTPEGEAGLSWPIGLPAPFTPHSRFEVLGWDYFTEQHTFSCADGSPKCPLQGANRADVGDAVETALEQLNRRYQPRLRFQKQRLLNGYRRFDPARGMEYTLDLLLEAVTQRGHRRALARRVSLLRPLSRVEILPMPYVTEATRVQLVLPLLAAEATAALAFLEAFAAGVLEPREHALLTLLLVYGPREGGRGAPDPFLGVKAAAAELERRYPGTRLAWLAVRAEAPSQVRLMDVVSKKHPVDTLFFLTTVWTRPGPEVLNRCRMNAISGWQAFFPVHFQEFNPALAPQRSPPGPPGAGADPPSPPGADPSRGAPVGGRFDRQASAEGCFYNADYLAARARLAGELAGQEEEEALEGLEVMDVFLRFSGLHLFRAVEPGLVQKFALRDCSPRLSEELYHRCRLSNLEGLGGRAQLAMALFEQEQANST, from the exons ATGCTCACATTATATTCCTGTTGGACAATGCTGGTCTGGAACCTGTACCTTCCAGGGTCAAG GACTCGGTATATCCAGACAGAGCTGGGCTCTCGGGAGCGGTTGCTGGTGGCTGTGCTGACTTCCAGGGCTACCCTATCCACTCTGGCTGTGGCTGTCAACCGTACTGTGGCCCACCACTTCCCTCGATTACTGTACTTCACGGGGCAGCGAGGAGCCCGGACTCCTGCAGGGATGCAGGTGGTATCTCACGGGGATGAACGGCCAGCCTGGCTCATGTCAGAGACCCTGCGCCACCTCCACACACACTTTGGGGCCGACTACGACTGGTTCTTCATCATGCAGGATGACACGTATGTACAGGCCCCCCGCCTGGCAGCCCTTGCAGGCCATCTCAGCATCAACCAAGACCTGTACTTGGGCCGAGCAGAGGAGTTTATTGGCGCAGGCGAGCAGGCCCGGTACTGCCATGGGGGCTTTGGCTACCTGTTGTCACGGAGTCTCCTGCTTCGATTGCGGCCACATCTGGATGGCTGCCGAGGAGACATTCTCAGTGCCCGTCCTGATGAGTGGCTTGGCCGCTGCCTCATCGACTCTCTGGGCATCGGCTGTGTCTCACAGCACCAG GGGCAGCAGTATCGTTCATTTGAACTGGCCAAAAATAGGGACCCTGAGAAGGAGGGGAGCTCGGCTTTCTTGAGTGCCTTTGCAGTGCACCCCGTCTCCGAGGGAACCCTCATGTACAAGCTCCATAAACGCTTCAGCGCTCTGGAGCTGGAGCGAGCGTACGGCGAGATAGAACAACTGCAG GCTCAGatccagaacctgaccatgctgacCCCCGAGGGCGAGGCAGGGCTGAGCTGGCCCATTGGGCTCCCAGCCCCTTTCACACCACACTCCCGATTTGAGGTGCTGGGCTGGGACTACTTCACAGAGCAGCATACCTTCTCCTGTGCAGATGGGTCCCCCAAGTGCCCACTGCAGGGGGCCAACAGGGCCGATGTGGGTGACGCTGTGGAGACTGCTCTGGAGCAGCTAAACCGGCGCTACCAGCCCCGCCTGCGCTTTCAGAAGCAGCGGCTGCTCAATGGCTATCGGCGCTTCGACCCGGCACGGGGCATGGAGTACACCCTGGACCTCCTGCTGGAAGCCGTGACGCAGCGCGGGCACCGGCGGGCCCTGGCGCGCAGGGTCAGCCTGCTGCGACCGCTGAGCCGGGTGGAGATCCTGCCCATGCCCTACGTCACCGAGGCCACCCGTGTGCAGCTAGTGCTGCCGCTCCTGGCAGCCGAAGCCACTGCGGCCCTTGCTTTCCTGGAGGCCTTTGCAGCCGGTGTTCTGGAGCCTCGAGAGCACGCTCTGCTTACCCTGTTGCTGGTCTATGGACCTCGGGAAGGTGGCCGAGGGGCCCCAGACCCATTCCTGGGGGTGAAGGCAGCAGCGGCTGAGTTAGAGCGACGGTACCCTGGGACCAGGCTGGCCTGGCTCGCTGTGCGCGCAGAGGCCCCTTCCCAGGTGCGGCTCATGGACGTGGTCTCCAAGAAGCACCCCGTGGATACGCTTTTCTTCCTCACCACCGTGTGGACCAGGCCTGGGCCCGAAGTCCTCAACCGCTGCCGGATGAATGCCATCTCGGGCTGGCAGGCCTTCTTCCCAGTGCATTTCCAGGAGTTCAACCCTGCCCTGGCACCACAGAGAtctcccccagggcccccaggagcTGGTGCTGACCCCCCGTCCCCTCCTGGTGCCGACCCTTCCCGGGGGGCTCCTGTAGGAGGCAGGTTTGACCGACAGGCTTCTGCGGAGGGCTGCTTCTACAATGCCGACTACCTGGCGGCCCGGGCCCGGCTGGCTGGTGAACTGGCaggccaggaagaggaggaagccctggaggggctggaggtgaTGGATGTTTTCCTCCGGTTCTCAGGGCTCCACCTCTTCCGGGCCGTGGAGCCAGGGCTGGTGCAGAAGTTCGCCCTGCGTGACTGTAGCCCACGGCTCAGCGAGGAGCTCTACCACCGCTGCCGCCTCAGCAacctggaggggctggggggccgggccCAGCTGGCCATGGCGCTGTTTGAGCAGGAGCAGGCCAACAGCACGTAG
- the CHPF2 gene encoding chondroitin sulfate glucuronyltransferase isoform X1, translating into MHMAGPTTMRLSSLLALLRPALPLILGLSLGCSLSLLRVSWIQGEGEDPCVEAVREPGVPHNPDSRTGLDQSDEDFKPRIVPYYRDPNKPYKKVLRTRYIQTELGSRERLLVAVLTSRATLSTLAVAVNRTVAHHFPRLLYFTGQRGARTPAGMQVVSHGDERPAWLMSETLRHLHTHFGADYDWFFIMQDDTYVQAPRLAALAGHLSINQDLYLGRAEEFIGAGEQARYCHGGFGYLLSRSLLLRLRPHLDGCRGDILSARPDEWLGRCLIDSLGIGCVSQHQGQQYRSFELAKNRDPEKEGSSAFLSAFAVHPVSEGTLMYKLHKRFSALELERAYGEIEQLQAQIQNLTMLTPEGEAGLSWPIGLPAPFTPHSRFEVLGWDYFTEQHTFSCADGSPKCPLQGANRADVGDAVETALEQLNRRYQPRLRFQKQRLLNGYRRFDPARGMEYTLDLLLEAVTQRGHRRALARRVSLLRPLSRVEILPMPYVTEATRVQLVLPLLAAEATAALAFLEAFAAGVLEPREHALLTLLLVYGPREGGRGAPDPFLGVKAAAAELERRYPGTRLAWLAVRAEAPSQVRLMDVVSKKHPVDTLFFLTTVWTRPGPEVLNRCRMNAISGWQAFFPVHFQEFNPALAPQRSPPGPPGAGADPPSPPGADPSRGAPVGGRFDRQASAEGCFYNADYLAARARLAGELAGQEEEEALEGLEVMDVFLRFSGLHLFRAVEPGLVQKFALRDCSPRLSEELYHRCRLSNLEGLGGRAQLAMALFEQEQANST; encoded by the exons ATGCACATGGCAGGGCCTACCACCATGCGACTGAGCTCCCTGTTGGCTCTGCTGCGACCAGCACTGCCCCTCATCCTAGGGCTGTCTCTGGGATGCAGCCTGAGCCTCTTGCGGGTTTCCTGGATCCAGGGTGAGGGAGAAGATCCTTGTGTAGAGGCTGTGAGAGAACCAGGAGTGCCACATAATCCAGACTCAAGAACTGGACTCGACCAAAGTGATGAAGACTTCAAACCCCGGATTGTCCCTTACTACAGGGATCCCAACAAGCCCTATAAGAAGGTGCTCAG GACTCGGTATATCCAGACAGAGCTGGGCTCTCGGGAGCGGTTGCTGGTGGCTGTGCTGACTTCCAGGGCTACCCTATCCACTCTGGCTGTGGCTGTCAACCGTACTGTGGCCCACCACTTCCCTCGATTACTGTACTTCACGGGGCAGCGAGGAGCCCGGACTCCTGCAGGGATGCAGGTGGTATCTCACGGGGATGAACGGCCAGCCTGGCTCATGTCAGAGACCCTGCGCCACCTCCACACACACTTTGGGGCCGACTACGACTGGTTCTTCATCATGCAGGATGACACGTATGTACAGGCCCCCCGCCTGGCAGCCCTTGCAGGCCATCTCAGCATCAACCAAGACCTGTACTTGGGCCGAGCAGAGGAGTTTATTGGCGCAGGCGAGCAGGCCCGGTACTGCCATGGGGGCTTTGGCTACCTGTTGTCACGGAGTCTCCTGCTTCGATTGCGGCCACATCTGGATGGCTGCCGAGGAGACATTCTCAGTGCCCGTCCTGATGAGTGGCTTGGCCGCTGCCTCATCGACTCTCTGGGCATCGGCTGTGTCTCACAGCACCAG GGGCAGCAGTATCGTTCATTTGAACTGGCCAAAAATAGGGACCCTGAGAAGGAGGGGAGCTCGGCTTTCTTGAGTGCCTTTGCAGTGCACCCCGTCTCCGAGGGAACCCTCATGTACAAGCTCCATAAACGCTTCAGCGCTCTGGAGCTGGAGCGAGCGTACGGCGAGATAGAACAACTGCAG GCTCAGatccagaacctgaccatgctgacCCCCGAGGGCGAGGCAGGGCTGAGCTGGCCCATTGGGCTCCCAGCCCCTTTCACACCACACTCCCGATTTGAGGTGCTGGGCTGGGACTACTTCACAGAGCAGCATACCTTCTCCTGTGCAGATGGGTCCCCCAAGTGCCCACTGCAGGGGGCCAACAGGGCCGATGTGGGTGACGCTGTGGAGACTGCTCTGGAGCAGCTAAACCGGCGCTACCAGCCCCGCCTGCGCTTTCAGAAGCAGCGGCTGCTCAATGGCTATCGGCGCTTCGACCCGGCACGGGGCATGGAGTACACCCTGGACCTCCTGCTGGAAGCCGTGACGCAGCGCGGGCACCGGCGGGCCCTGGCGCGCAGGGTCAGCCTGCTGCGACCGCTGAGCCGGGTGGAGATCCTGCCCATGCCCTACGTCACCGAGGCCACCCGTGTGCAGCTAGTGCTGCCGCTCCTGGCAGCCGAAGCCACTGCGGCCCTTGCTTTCCTGGAGGCCTTTGCAGCCGGTGTTCTGGAGCCTCGAGAGCACGCTCTGCTTACCCTGTTGCTGGTCTATGGACCTCGGGAAGGTGGCCGAGGGGCCCCAGACCCATTCCTGGGGGTGAAGGCAGCAGCGGCTGAGTTAGAGCGACGGTACCCTGGGACCAGGCTGGCCTGGCTCGCTGTGCGCGCAGAGGCCCCTTCCCAGGTGCGGCTCATGGACGTGGTCTCCAAGAAGCACCCCGTGGATACGCTTTTCTTCCTCACCACCGTGTGGACCAGGCCTGGGCCCGAAGTCCTCAACCGCTGCCGGATGAATGCCATCTCGGGCTGGCAGGCCTTCTTCCCAGTGCATTTCCAGGAGTTCAACCCTGCCCTGGCACCACAGAGAtctcccccagggcccccaggagcTGGTGCTGACCCCCCGTCCCCTCCTGGTGCCGACCCTTCCCGGGGGGCTCCTGTAGGAGGCAGGTTTGACCGACAGGCTTCTGCGGAGGGCTGCTTCTACAATGCCGACTACCTGGCGGCCCGGGCCCGGCTGGCTGGTGAACTGGCaggccaggaagaggaggaagccctggaggggctggaggtgaTGGATGTTTTCCTCCGGTTCTCAGGGCTCCACCTCTTCCGGGCCGTGGAGCCAGGGCTGGTGCAGAAGTTCGCCCTGCGTGACTGTAGCCCACGGCTCAGCGAGGAGCTCTACCACCGCTGCCGCCTCAGCAacctggaggggctggggggccgggccCAGCTGGCCATGGCGCTGTTTGAGCAGGAGCAGGCCAACAGCACGTAG